The following proteins come from a genomic window of Aquimarina sp. MAR_2010_214:
- a CDS encoding AraC family transcriptional regulator gives MSWLDDNFLISILIIQLLVTDMALVLIFVDFRNVQKKKKKASDVTLKKMEKEFKEIRCELREKRRNLDLSYGLVNEFKKRLIRLMEEEKPFRNADLKLADLASKLGISTHQTSQIINQKFGQSFNTFINMYRITEAIRIFRCGTCSNFYDILFDVGFNNEETFNKAFKNYTNKTPIEFGTENDVIMNSGLNQFS, from the coding sequence ATGAGTTGGTTAGATGATAACTTCTTAATCTCTATCTTAATTATCCAATTACTAGTTACAGATATGGCTTTAGTCCTGATTTTTGTAGATTTTCGCAATGTTCAAAAAAAGAAGAAAAAAGCTTCAGATGTTACACTTAAAAAAATGGAAAAGGAGTTCAAAGAAATCAGGTGCGAACTAAGAGAAAAACGTCGAAATTTGGATCTTTCATATGGTTTAGTGAACGAATTTAAGAAAAGATTGATACGCCTAATGGAAGAGGAAAAACCTTTTAGGAATGCAGATTTGAAATTGGCGGATTTAGCATCCAAACTAGGCATTTCGACCCATCAGACTTCTCAGATTATCAACCAAAAATTTGGACAGAGTTTCAATACTTTCATAAATATGTACCGAATAACCGAAGCGATTAGAATTTTTAGATGTGGTACTTGTTCGAATTTTTACGATATACTGTTTGATGTAGGTTTTAATAATGAAGAAACATTTAATAAAGCATTTAAGAATTATACCAATAAAACTCCAATAGAATTTGGCACAGAAAATGATGTAATAATGAATTCCGGATTAAATCAGTTTTCATGA
- a CDS encoding RNA polymerase sigma factor encodes MMDVKKKSVCEEKTFKMIFDNHSEVIRNFIYYKCGDMQQAEDITQDAFVKLWKNCSKVIFEKAKSFVMKVAQNAFYNEVNHKKVILKYNQQAAPILIDGQSPEFLIEEKEFMLKLQQSISELPVKQREVFLLSRKDKKTYKEIAEIIGLTQKAVERRMHLALKELHEKLGDYLKK; translated from the coding sequence ATGATGGATGTCAAAAAAAAATCCGTTTGTGAGGAAAAAACTTTTAAGATGATTTTTGATAATCATTCTGAGGTTATCCGAAACTTTATTTACTACAAATGTGGTGATATGCAACAAGCGGAAGATATAACCCAAGATGCATTCGTCAAATTATGGAAGAACTGTAGTAAAGTTATTTTTGAAAAAGCAAAATCATTTGTAATGAAAGTAGCACAAAATGCATTTTATAATGAGGTCAACCATAAAAAGGTTATTTTAAAATATAACCAACAAGCAGCTCCTATTCTTATCGATGGTCAAAGCCCAGAATTCTTGATTGAAGAAAAAGAATTTATGTTGAAATTACAGCAAAGCATTTCAGAATTACCCGTGAAGCAAAGAGAAGTATTTTTGTTAAGTAGAAAAGACAAAAAGACGTATAAGGAAATTGCCGAAATAATAGGTCTTACCCAAAAGGCGGTAGAACGGAGAATGCATTTAGCACTTAAAGAGCTACATGAAAAATTAGGTGACTATTTAAAAAAGTGA